The proteins below are encoded in one region of Hordeum vulgare subsp. vulgare chromosome 3H, MorexV3_pseudomolecules_assembly, whole genome shotgun sequence:
- the LOC123439472 gene encoding fasciclin-like arabinogalactan protein 11 codes for MAAMQRFVLLLSVAIAASAQGPAVAPAAPTTPTTPAAPAPAAGTTNITGVLAKAGQFNTFIRLLKSTGVAAQIDNQLNNSFGSGMTVFAPTDNAFTSLASGTLNSLSDSQKNALIQYHVLSTAIPMSQFDTVSNPLRTQAGSSSPGQYPLNVTAEGQQVNITTGVVNATVDNTLYTGDQLVVYQVNKVLLPMAIAGTAAPAPAPLAPTKTKGKTPTSTVADAPEADASTDTSLAAPARVVTGAGVAVVHVLALACVWWGL; via the coding sequence ATGGCAGCCATGCAGAGATTCGTGCTCCTTCTGTCCGTGGCGATCGCGGCGTCGGCGCAGGGCCCCGCGGTGGCGCCCGCGGCGCCCACGACGCCCACGACCCCGGCGGCGCCCGCTCCGGCGGCCGGCACGACGAACATCACGGGGGTGCTGGCCAAGGCCGGGCAGTTCAACACGTTCATCCGGCTGCTCAAGTCGACGGGCGTGGCGGCGCAGATCGACAACCAGCTCAACAACAGCTTCGGGAGCGGCATGACGGTGTTCGCGCCCACGGACAACGCCTTCACCTCGCTCGCCTCCGGCACGCTCAACTCGCTGTCGGACAGCCAGAAGAACGCGCTGATCCAGTACCACGTCCTCTCCACCGCCATCCCCATGTCGCAGTTCGACACCGTGAGCAACCCGCTCCGGACGCAGGCCGGCAGCAGCTCGCCGGGCCAGTACCCGCTCAACGTCACCGCCGAGGGCCAGCAGGTCAACATCACCACCGGGGTCGTCAACGCTACCGTCGACAACACGCTCTACACCGGCGACCAGCTGGTGGTGTACCAGGTGAACAAGGTGCTGCTGCCGATGGCCATCGCCGGGACGGCCGCGCCCGCGCCGGCGCCGCTCGCGCCCACGAAGACCAAGGGGAAGACGCCTACGTCGACGGTCGCGGACGCGCCCGAGGCCGACGCGTCGACGGACACGTCGCTCGCGGCGCCGGCGCGGGTGGTCACAGGGGCTGGTGTCGCGGTGGTTCACGTGCTTGCACTGGCGTGCGTCTGGTGGGGGCTGTGA